A single Venturia canescens isolate UGA chromosome 1, ASM1945775v1, whole genome shotgun sequence DNA region contains:
- the LOC122411280 gene encoding uncharacterized protein, translated as MEENETLYVHNGLPNGEPLTDPNLRAKLTPIFEKYAKNANKLAPCGSSQPNESFNSIVASKHPKNKFYGALESMPFRVAAAVCQKNYGTSYILKVYEKLCLSPGKNTEPFRHAKDAERAKNAIKRRSIAFKQQRLFSKKKRSAQNASAKKQEGITYESEYAMSAGTQFSFDQLVQSHQKNVADNDDDDDSTLILFDLETSSLSRNMAEICQIAARHDENEFNVYMVPKSIAPKATNVTGLHVENNDLFLHNVLLPTLPPRVAFDKFMSFLRSVQNRVILVAHNGLKYIKTISPHKHSLSIYFETFPSLPIGLMLPLFCDISKNTGFLKNSKGLLVVSQILCPFLEMS; from the exons ATGGAGGAAAACGAAACTCTTTACGTCCACAATGGATTACCAAATGGGGAGCCACTTACCGATCCGAATCTACGTGCTAAATTGACACCTATATTCGAAAAGTATGCaaagaatgcaaataaattagCACCTTGTGGTTCTTCCCAACCGAACGAGTCGTTTAACAGCATCGTGGCCAGCAAACACCCTAAAAATAAATTCTATGGTGCCTTAGAGTCAATGCCCTTCAGAGTAGCTGCTGCGGTCTGCCAAAAAAACTACGGCACATCATATATCCTCAAAGTATATGAAAAACTTTGCCTATCGCCTGGGAAAAATACTGAACCGTTTCGGCACGCCAAGGATGCAGAAAGGGCGAAAAACGCTATTAAAAGACGCAGCATTGCTTTCAAGCAACAGCGACTTTTTAGCAAGAAAAAGAGGTCAGCTCAAAATGCTAGCGCTAAAAAACAAGAGGGAATCACATACGAATCGGAATATGCAATGTCAGCAGGAACACAGTTTTCCTTCGACCAGCTAGTTCAATCGCACC aaaaaaacgttgctgataatgatgatgatgatgattcaACGTTGATTTTATTCGATCTCGAAACTAGTAGTCTGAGCAGAAATATGGCAGAAATATGTCAG ATTGCAGCACGTCATGATGAAAATGAGTTCAACGTGTATATGGTTCCAAAAAGTATAGCTCCGAAAGCAACAAATGTTACAGGGTTGCATGTTGAAAACAACGATCTGTTCTTACATAATGTGTTACTGCCTACTCTACCACCTCGAGTTGCATTCGACAAATTCATGAGTTTTTTGCGCTCTGTTCAAAATAGAGTTATTTTAGTTGCTCACAATGGACTGAAGTACATAAAAACAATATCTCCTCATAAACATTCATTAAGTATATATTTTGAAACATTTCCATCACTTCCCATAGGTTTGATGCTCCCATTATTCTGCGATATCTCCAAAAATACGGGTTTCTTGAAGAATTCGAAAGGATTACTCGTGGTTTCTCAGATACTTTGCCCATTTTTAGAAATGAGCTGA